A genomic segment from Hallerella porci encodes:
- a CDS encoding PorV/PorQ family protein, which yields MRRIFRLSFLLAAFCSAAAFAANSAIITLEMPVGTRQLGMGETGVAIADDASALYYNPAGLAFGPLANEWEVSLPQKSENAPAFTKLAAKNRSGFFEKSEIWAGTNSGIQHYDGEHWSDYHVVTLEGQEKIRDVVRVFAGTESGLDEYTRRVKKFNDVQNDVDESYVRDVKIPWNLVVGDTVTALLYDVRTEKLWVGTPKGLFRFDGKTWKNYESELGTPRVTALASQGATLWIGTDNGLFSYRNGEVEQKGKVLPSQKINAVAWSEFKGELYVAADGAGIARLIPKKGSSTKDRWSLFNEEDGLMDLHATALIVDSSGHVWSAHNGGLSHFNLRKWEQVKFESNVVHDLAVSKDGAIWIATDKGVWRHLPDYATSSGRKAELERKPEERGNLQSDDEWEHFHSGNGLSSNRVWAVLPQANDVWFSTSAGIERYKDADFQLTFFYEKLLPVLNIPDLYHLFAGLTIPLAEWGTLGVSVNFVSFGETVVSTDDESSTNSNSSEVVAAISYGTKLTQRTSIGLTVKFFYSDLSSGASTGGEDATTFSYAFDVGLLKRDFLIKDLSAALVLANIGPSVYYTDKSDQDPIPLTWRLGLSYEILNTLDHRLLIAGDYNRTVVYDDDKGDPEPFYTAMWKSLIHPELGGSGAEKFKNSLLQGIFNVGAEYTYANTVAVRIGYLYDKTGKRNEVDLGLGVMLSDVLEFDIATIKDVGDNDGVRDGQMRFGMIFKF from the coding sequence TTGCGTAGAATTTTTCGACTTTCTTTTCTTTTAGCAGCGTTCTGCTCGGCGGCTGCGTTTGCGGCAAACTCGGCGATTATCACTTTGGAAATGCCGGTGGGCACGCGTCAGCTCGGTATGGGCGAAACAGGCGTTGCGATTGCGGATGACGCTTCGGCGCTCTATTACAACCCAGCAGGATTGGCTTTTGGACCTCTTGCCAATGAATGGGAAGTTTCTCTTCCGCAAAAGTCCGAAAATGCGCCCGCATTTACAAAACTCGCAGCCAAAAATCGTTCTGGATTCTTTGAAAAGAGCGAAATTTGGGCGGGAACCAATAGCGGCATTCAACATTACGACGGTGAACATTGGTCCGATTATCATGTGGTGACTTTGGAAGGGCAAGAAAAAATCCGCGATGTCGTCCGCGTTTTTGCAGGAACCGAATCGGGCTTGGATGAATATACTCGCCGCGTGAAAAAATTTAACGATGTTCAAAATGATGTGGATGAATCCTATGTGCGCGATGTGAAAATTCCGTGGAATTTGGTCGTGGGCGATACGGTCACCGCACTTCTCTACGATGTTCGCACCGAAAAATTGTGGGTCGGTACACCGAAGGGACTTTTCCGATTCGATGGAAAAACGTGGAAAAATTACGAAAGTGAACTCGGCACGCCTCGGGTGACGGCGCTCGCGAGTCAAGGCGCAACTCTTTGGATTGGTACGGATAACGGCCTTTTCTCTTACCGCAATGGTGAGGTAGAACAAAAAGGAAAAGTGCTTCCGAGTCAAAAAATTAACGCTGTCGCTTGGTCCGAATTTAAGGGCGAACTTTATGTCGCAGCCGATGGTGCGGGCATTGCGCGTTTAATTCCGAAGAAAGGTTCTTCGACAAAAGACCGTTGGAGTCTTTTCAACGAAGAAGATGGCTTGATGGATTTGCATGCGACGGCTCTTATCGTTGATTCTTCGGGTCATGTTTGGTCAGCGCATAACGGAGGGCTTTCGCATTTTAATTTGCGCAAATGGGAACAAGTAAAATTCGAAAGCAATGTGGTGCACGATTTAGCGGTTTCGAAAGACGGCGCCATTTGGATTGCAACCGATAAAGGTGTCTGGCGCCATTTGCCGGATTATGCGACTTCGTCGGGGCGCAAAGCAGAACTCGAACGCAAACCGGAAGAACGCGGCAATTTACAATCGGACGATGAATGGGAACATTTCCATTCGGGCAATGGACTTTCTTCGAATCGCGTCTGGGCGGTGCTTCCGCAGGCGAATGACGTTTGGTTTAGCACGAGTGCGGGAATTGAACGTTACAAAGACGCCGATTTCCAACTCACATTCTTCTACGAAAAACTGCTTCCCGTTTTAAATATTCCCGATTTGTATCACTTGTTTGCAGGCCTTACGATTCCGCTTGCCGAATGGGGAACTCTCGGCGTTTCTGTAAACTTTGTTTCGTTCGGAGAAACCGTCGTATCAACGGATGACGAAAGTTCAACGAATTCGAATAGTTCCGAAGTTGTAGCGGCGATTAGCTACGGTACAAAACTCACGCAGAGAACTTCCATTGGTTTGACCGTTAAATTCTTCTATTCCGATTTGAGTTCGGGCGCTTCTACTGGTGGCGAAGATGCGACGACTTTCAGCTATGCGTTTGATGTGGGTCTTTTAAAACGCGACTTCTTGATTAAAGATTTGAGCGCAGCATTAGTGCTTGCAAATATCGGTCCGAGCGTTTATTATACCGATAAATCGGATCAAGACCCGATTCCTTTGACATGGCGCCTCGGCCTTTCTTACGAAATTTTGAACACTCTCGATCATCGTTTATTGATTGCGGGCGATTACAATCGTACGGTGGTTTATGACGATGACAAAGGCGATCCGGAACCGTTCTACACAGCGATGTGGAAAAGTTTAATTCATCCAGAACTCGGCGGAAGTGGCGCAGAAAAATTCAAAAATTCTCTTCTCCAAGGCATTTTCAATGTCGGCGCAGAATACACTTACGCAAATACCGTCGCTGTTCGTATCGGTTATCTTTACGATAAAACCGGAAAACGCAACGAAGTCGATTTGGGCTTGGGCGTGATGCTTTCGGATGTGTTGGAATTTGACATTGCGACGATTAAAGATGTCGGCGATAACGACGGCGTTCGCGATGGGCAAATGCGCTTCGGAATGATTTTCAAATTCTAA
- a CDS encoding epoxyqueuosine reductase QueH: MNPVDYQRKLDGILRDLEKRGEVPSLLLHCCCAPCSTYVLEYLSNYFRITTFYYNPNIFPEEEYQHRVAELKRFSAEFPTKYPVQFLEGNYEPAKYYAAVKGLEHDPEGGARCLKCFELRLGESAKVAKELGMDYFTTTLTISPMKDAAVLNEIGEKMAEKFGVRHLPSNFKKRNGFLRSTEICKIYGLYRQDFCGCVYSKMERERAQKAAETQNV; this comes from the coding sequence ATGAATCCGGTTGATTATCAACGCAAATTAGACGGAATTCTCCGCGATTTAGAAAAAAGGGGCGAAGTGCCTTCGCTCCTTTTGCATTGTTGCTGTGCGCCTTGCTCCACTTATGTGTTGGAATATTTGTCCAATTATTTTCGCATCACGACGTTTTATTATAATCCGAATATTTTCCCCGAAGAAGAATACCAGCATCGCGTCGCCGAATTAAAGCGATTTTCTGCGGAATTTCCGACGAAGTATCCGGTGCAATTTCTCGAAGGCAATTATGAGCCCGCAAAATATTATGCAGCGGTAAAAGGGTTAGAGCACGATCCCGAAGGCGGTGCGCGCTGCTTAAAATGTTTCGAATTGCGTTTGGGGGAATCCGCAAAAGTGGCGAAGGAACTTGGGATGGATTACTTTACCACGACGCTTACGATTAGCCCGATGAAAGATGCTGCGGTATTAAATGAAATCGGGGAAAAAATGGCGGAAAAATTTGGCGTAAGACATTTGCCGTCAAATTTTAAAAAGCGCAATGGTTTTTTGCGCTCTACGGAAATCTGTAAAATTTATGGACTTTACCGCCAAGATTTCTGCGGCTGCGTTTATTCCAAAATGGAAAGAGAACGTGCGCAGAAAGCGGCGGAAACTCAGAACGTTTAA
- a CDS encoding prephenate dehydrogenase/arogenate dehydrogenase family protein has product MFSFHRITFVGFGLLASSLAAALKQAKSDVIIRAVSSPKTLLRAKEMQIADETFGYDEVEKWVEGSDLILLCTPISVILSTLEKLSQCTPTHPILVSDIGSTKAEICKAGAKLQKPFRFVGSHPMAGSEKHSLEFNDPSIFENAYWFVCPPAGMKKSEYAALSEIIEFVGATQIVFPPEHHDQTVAWVSHMPQMASTSLAANIPHRLLDQGYQHFAGRAFRDMTRIAASSWAMWKDIADTNRAEILRAMDEYIAGLKATRDAIEKIPHDEELHQIFLAGNDGRASLFAPGKNASNSFFQLTVQLKDEPGTILAILKPLAAAKLNIRDIELMKVRENIAGTLLLAFKTEEQAHQARDILRAENFEVMER; this is encoded by the coding sequence ATGTTTTCATTTCATCGCATTACATTTGTGGGATTTGGACTTTTAGCAAGTTCGCTAGCTGCGGCTTTAAAGCAAGCAAAATCCGATGTTATTATTCGAGCGGTGAGTTCGCCGAAGACTCTTCTTCGGGCGAAAGAAATGCAAATCGCCGACGAAACTTTTGGCTACGATGAAGTGGAAAAATGGGTCGAAGGCTCGGATTTGATTTTGCTTTGTACGCCGATTTCGGTCATCCTTTCGACTCTTGAAAAACTTTCGCAGTGCACGCCGACACATCCGATTCTCGTCTCGGATATCGGGAGCACGAAAGCGGAAATTTGCAAAGCGGGAGCGAAGCTTCAAAAGCCATTTCGATTTGTGGGCAGTCACCCGATGGCGGGCTCCGAAAAGCATTCTCTAGAATTTAACGATCCGTCGATTTTTGAAAACGCATATTGGTTTGTGTGTCCGCCCGCGGGCATGAAAAAATCCGAGTATGCAGCGCTTTCGGAAATTATCGAATTTGTCGGGGCAACGCAAATCGTCTTCCCGCCAGAACATCACGATCAGACGGTGGCTTGGGTAAGTCACATGCCGCAGATGGCGAGTACGAGTTTAGCGGCGAATATTCCGCATCGACTTCTCGATCAAGGTTATCAGCATTTTGCCGGTCGCGCTTTCCGCGATATGACGCGCATTGCGGCTTCAAGTTGGGCAATGTGGAAAGATATTGCGGACACAAATCGCGCAGAAATTTTGCGGGCAATGGATGAATATATCGCAGGCTTAAAAGCGACTCGCGATGCGATTGAAAAAATTCCGCATGACGAAGAATTACATCAAATTTTCCTCGCGGGAAATGATGGCCGCGCATCTCTTTTTGCTCCGGGAAAAAATGCGAGCAATAGCTTTTTCCAGTTGACGGTGCAGCTTAAAGATGAACCGGGAACGATTCTTGCGATTTTAAAACCTCTCGCGGCAGCGAAATTAAATATCCGCGATATTGAACTGATGAAAGTGCGCGAAAATATTGCGGGCACTCTTCTCTTGGCTTTTAAAACTGAAGAACAAGCGCATCAAGCGCGCGACATTTTGCGTGCAGAAAATTTTGAGGTCATGGAACGCTGA
- the dapF gene encoding diaminopimelate epimerase, producing the protein MKLSFTKMQGAGNDYIYVDNRQNIVADPASVSRKISDRHFGVGSDGLVLICKSDIADVRMRMFNPDGSESEMCGNASRCVARFAWERFFNKSKDEFDLETGAGIKHIVIHRDGENFKSATVDMGDPILTPAEIPVAAASNKIQIDGRDFTCVSMGNPHAVTFVDSVQTAPVHTKGPDYEIDKIFPRKANIEFVEVLSKNHAKMRVWERGTGETLACGTGSCASLVACVLNEKTDREIDLDLLGGTLHIEWRKDNSHVMMTGPAEFVFEGTIEI; encoded by the coding sequence ATGAAACTTTCTTTTACAAAAATGCAAGGCGCAGGAAACGATTACATCTACGTGGACAATCGGCAAAATATCGTCGCCGATCCCGCTTCTGTTTCCCGCAAAATTTCCGACCGTCATTTCGGCGTTGGCTCGGACGGTTTAGTTCTCATTTGTAAATCGGACATTGCCGATGTGCGGATGCGCATGTTCAATCCCGATGGCAGCGAATCCGAAATGTGCGGCAACGCAAGCCGCTGCGTCGCCCGCTTTGCTTGGGAACGCTTCTTCAACAAATCCAAAGACGAATTTGATTTGGAAACGGGCGCAGGCATTAAGCACATTGTAATTCATCGCGATGGCGAAAATTTCAAATCGGCAACCGTTGATATGGGCGATCCGATTTTAACTCCCGCAGAAATTCCCGTAGCTGCCGCGAGCAATAAAATTCAAATTGACGGGCGCGATTTTACTTGCGTTTCGATGGGAAATCCGCACGCAGTTACCTTCGTCGATAGCGTTCAAACGGCACCTGTGCACACAAAAGGTCCCGATTACGAAATCGATAAAATTTTCCCGCGCAAAGCCAACATTGAATTTGTGGAAGTGCTGAGCAAAAATCATGCGAAGATGCGCGTTTGGGAACGCGGCACCGGCGAAACTCTCGCTTGCGGAACCGGTTCTTGCGCAAGTCTTGTCGCTTGCGTTCTGAACGAAAAAACAGACCGCGAAATCGATTTGGATTTACTCGGTGGCACGTTACACATCGAATGGCGCAAAGACAATTCGCATGTGATGATGACTGGCCCCGCTGAATTTGTTTTCGAAGGAACGATTGAAATTTAA
- a CDS encoding chorismate mutase, translated as MDISNWRTRIDELENMIIELLNKRAAYAVEIGKIKKQEGLPVFDASREQEILNRVAEKTRAQNGPLSPESMQRIFQTIMTETRQVEK; from the coding sequence ATGGATATTTCAAATTGGCGAACTCGGATTGATGAACTCGAAAATATGATTATCGAGCTTTTGAATAAGCGCGCCGCTTATGCGGTGGAAATCGGAAAAATTAAAAAGCAAGAAGGGCTTCCGGTTTTTGATGCTTCGCGGGAACAAGAAATTTTGAATCGCGTCGCCGAAAAAACGCGGGCGCAAAATGGTCCGCTTTCTCCGGAATCGATGCAACGAATTTTCCAAACGATTATGACAGAAACTCGTCAGGTGGAAAAATAA
- a CDS encoding NAD(+)/NADH kinase → MKFSKIGIVGFKGKSPELIKALEFISEFAAKHLDISFYAVDSLKEILPRKIKTASERMLRKCDLLIAIGGDGTFLSSARIALGVHIPILGVNAGRVGFLTETPVESLPDVLNALLVGDFSTRNRIMIDAKIYHGKKIIASETVLNEVHVRAHAPERMVNINVEYKNRPLTEYWADSLLISTPTGSTAYNLAAGGPIIYPSTDAFVLTPVAPSSLSVRPLIISTDATCRVSSVVNAPLDLVFDGRITRVMDAGDSVVLTKSKDVTTFIRMKNTGFVNALHGKLGWTGKPKLAQK, encoded by the coding sequence ATGAAATTTTCAAAAATCGGCATTGTGGGATTCAAAGGAAAAAGTCCGGAACTGATTAAAGCGTTGGAATTTATTTCGGAATTTGCCGCGAAGCATTTGGACATTTCTTTTTATGCGGTGGATTCGCTCAAAGAAATTCTTCCGCGAAAAATTAAAACCGCTTCGGAGCGGATGCTTCGCAAATGTGATTTGCTTATCGCAATCGGTGGCGACGGCACATTTTTAAGTTCTGCGAGAATTGCCCTCGGCGTTCATATTCCCATTTTAGGAGTGAATGCGGGACGCGTTGGATTTTTAACCGAAACGCCGGTAGAAAGTTTGCCCGATGTTTTGAATGCGCTTTTAGTCGGCGATTTTAGCACGCGCAATCGCATTATGATCGATGCGAAAATTTATCATGGGAAAAAAATAATCGCTTCGGAAACCGTTTTGAACGAAGTGCATGTTCGCGCGCACGCGCCCGAACGCATGGTGAATATCAATGTCGAATATAAAAATCGTCCGTTAACCGAATATTGGGCGGATTCGCTTTTGATTTCGACGCCGACGGGGAGCACCGCTTATAATTTGGCAGCGGGCGGTCCGATTATTTATCCGTCGACGGATGCGTTTGTGTTAACGCCGGTGGCGCCGAGCAGTCTTTCGGTGCGCCCGTTAATTATTTCAACCGATGCGACTTGCCGCGTTTCGTCTGTTGTGAATGCGCCGCTGGATTTAGTTTTTGATGGACGCATTACGCGGGTCATGGACGCGGGCGATTCCGTGGTTTTAACGAAGAGTAAAGATGTGACGACATTTATTCGCATGAAAAATACGGGATTCGTCAATGCGCTCCACGGAAAATTAGGATGGACTGGGAAACCGAAGCTCGCGCAAAAGTGA
- a CDS encoding 3-phosphoshikimate 1-carboxyvinyltransferase produces MDFVVNPDRELSECVLVMGLLVNGRTTLDDFIFTERSRSFAEILKEFGLTWEEKGASTLLNGIGFSYKIPTLLKIPDSENAMALLLSLASKDDETLFTATGNAEVLEKAKHFLSQIFGAVIESENETEAGKTFTFHFAKVLPILKETREGYLPYLAKNAVLLNALVCGKNLECEERSPVRSGFVDMLSYFGVNIQVQTSGMQEMSELERRLAKARGIKTERRTKTIIQETKILTSRDYFVPGDPTEACALVTLSILSPVFKGKKIVVKNVLISTDRAGAFSALKRMGAKIDFGSRHERYGGAYADVISVYDKRLSARRLAEDILCTCIEEYPFIALAASTADGESILRIPDSLAKELRPRCEILAQNLKQTGASIGVYEEGLVVRGREELDAGNFDAENDAVFGLMFHVVKLFSQGETTIENEGQIDLIFPGIIDKLTEMAKS; encoded by the coding sequence ATGGATTTTGTTGTTAATCCCGATCGTGAACTTTCGGAATGCGTCCTCGTGATGGGACTTCTCGTCAACGGGCGCACGACTCTCGACGATTTTATTTTTACAGAACGCAGCCGCTCTTTTGCAGAAATCTTAAAAGAATTCGGCTTAACGTGGGAAGAAAAAGGCGCAAGCACTTTATTAAATGGAATTGGATTTTCGTATAAAATTCCGACTCTTTTAAAAATTCCTGACAGCGAAAATGCGATGGCGCTTTTACTTTCCCTCGCTTCCAAAGACGATGAAACTCTTTTCACAGCGACGGGAAACGCAGAAGTTTTAGAAAAGGCAAAGCATTTTTTGTCGCAGATTTTTGGCGCGGTTATCGAAAGCGAAAATGAAACGGAAGCGGGAAAAACTTTCACATTTCATTTTGCCAAAGTGTTACCGATTCTCAAAGAAACGCGCGAAGGTTATTTGCCGTATTTGGCGAAGAATGCGGTATTGTTAAACGCACTTGTCTGCGGAAAAAATTTGGAATGCGAAGAACGCAGCCCAGTCCGCTCGGGCTTTGTCGATATGCTTTCGTATTTCGGCGTGAACATTCAAGTGCAAACTTCGGGCATGCAAGAAATGAGCGAACTCGAACGGCGTTTAGCAAAAGCCCGCGGCATTAAAACCGAACGTCGTACGAAGACGATTATTCAAGAAACAAAAATTCTCACAAGTCGCGATTATTTTGTTCCAGGCGATCCGACGGAAGCGTGTGCGCTTGTCACCCTTTCCATTCTTTCTCCGGTTTTTAAAGGGAAAAAAATCGTCGTCAAAAATGTGCTGATTTCAACAGATCGAGCAGGAGCATTTTCGGCGTTAAAACGCATGGGCGCAAAAATCGATTTCGGTTCTCGGCACGAACGTTACGGCGGCGCTTATGCCGATGTCATTTCGGTTTACGACAAACGACTTTCGGCGCGTCGATTGGCCGAAGATATTCTTTGCACTTGCATCGAAGAATATCCGTTCATCGCTCTCGCAGCGAGCACAGCCGACGGCGAAAGCATTCTCCGCATTCCCGATAGCCTCGCCAAAGAATTGCGTCCGCGCTGTGAAATTCTCGCGCAAAATTTAAAGCAAACGGGAGCATCGATTGGCGTTTATGAAGAAGGCTTAGTTGTCCGCGGCAGAGAAGAACTCGACGCAGGAAATTTCGACGCCGAAAATGATGCGGTATTCGGTCTAATGTTTCATGTCGTAAAACTTTTTTCGCAAGGTGAAACGACGATTGAAAACGAAGGTCAAATCGATTTGATTTTTCCTGGAATCATTGACAAATTAACTGAGATGGCAAAGTCATGA
- the mnmA gene encoding tRNA 2-thiouridine(34) synthase MnmA, translating to MKIAVGLSGGVDSTMTAYLLKKQGHEVVGVTMSLWDGTIPIKDHGQSGCFGPGEARELKETAEIAKRLGIDYEVIPLAEQYKKNVLDYFRSEYKAGRTPNPCVKCNQKMKFGFLIDCAHKLLDFDMFATGHYARVSENGKRLEKALDNTKDQTYFLSRLKPEQLSRVMFPLGNLTKKEVKALASEVGFNDLATKPESQDFIECEDYSVLFDKGDIQPGDIVDTNGKVLGHHNGIIYYTIGQRKGLGIGGLKEPLFVVKIDAHKNQVVLGTKDELFSKALKAHDVNRLLLGENENEGRALAKIRHGKNLAPATFKIEDDNLYVTFDEPQMSVTPGQIVALYKDDAVLASAIIDEGI from the coding sequence ATGAAAATTGCTGTTGGACTTTCGGGCGGTGTCGATTCGACAATGACCGCTTACCTTTTAAAAAAGCAAGGCCACGAAGTCGTGGGCGTTACCATGTCACTTTGGGACGGAACTATTCCCATCAAAGACCACGGGCAAAGCGGATGCTTTGGGCCGGGCGAAGCGCGCGAACTCAAAGAAACTGCAGAAATTGCAAAGCGTTTAGGAATTGATTATGAAGTGATTCCTTTGGCCGAACAATACAAGAAAAATGTGCTCGATTATTTTCGTTCCGAATACAAAGCGGGACGCACGCCAAATCCTTGCGTCAAATGCAATCAGAAAATGAAATTCGGATTTTTAATCGATTGCGCACACAAACTTTTAGACTTTGATATGTTTGCAACAGGGCATTACGCCCGCGTTTCGGAAAACGGAAAACGATTAGAAAAAGCGCTCGATAATACAAAAGATCAAACATACTTTTTATCGCGCCTTAAACCCGAGCAACTTTCTCGTGTGATGTTTCCGCTCGGAAATCTCACCAAAAAAGAAGTCAAAGCTTTAGCGTCCGAAGTGGGCTTTAACGATTTAGCGACAAAGCCCGAAAGCCAAGATTTTATCGAATGCGAAGATTACTCCGTTTTATTTGACAAAGGCGACATTCAACCCGGTGACATTGTCGATACAAATGGAAAAGTTCTCGGGCATCATAACGGCATTATTTATTACACCATCGGGCAGCGCAAAGGTCTTGGAATCGGAGGATTAAAAGAACCTTTATTCGTCGTCAAAATTGACGCACACAAAAATCAAGTGGTGCTCGGCACAAAAGACGAACTTTTTTCAAAAGCATTAAAAGCGCACGATGTCAACCGTTTGCTTTTAGGTGAAAATGAAAACGAAGGTCGTGCGCTCGCAAAAATTCGCCACGGGAAAAATTTAGCGCCCGCGACTTTTAAAATCGAAGACGATAATTTGTATGTCACTTTTGATGAGCCGCAAATGTCAGTAACGCCTGGGCAAATCGTCGCCTTATACAAAGACGATGCTGTTCTCGCATCCGCGATCATCGACGAAGGAATTTAA